The genomic window TAGGCATAGGAGGTTGAATCAGTAAATTGaacttttcctttatctctcctttggCTAATGGTTTCTATGGAAAATGACTgattgatttctttcttaaatgTTGCTTTAGGGTTTAGAGACCTTATAGGTCATGTTTCAGCTTATAGCAAGTTTTTATAGTTCaaatataaattactttaaaTGTGGATTTTGAAAGGGAGTTTAAGGTTAAGTAAAGTTCCAACTTTTTAGACAATTTATAATCCCACAGGCAGCAGTCGTGCAATAGTGATGAAGGCTACTTAAAATGGGACATGGTAACACATACCTACTACTTCTAGGATGTAAAGGGAGTAGatgtttagtaaatacttgttgattaactgagTTAAATATTGGTTTAGTTGTTGGAGATAGCATTTCACCATACTATCAAAGCACTCATCCCCATCAGCAGCCATATGAGTATAAATCTAGGGCAGATATCCGATAAGTCcaacaatttcattttataaatgtggaacCTAAGACTCagggagggtaagtgatttgGTAAGATCACAGAGGTGGTAAATATCAgtggcaagatctgaacccaggtcctctgacaagAGCACCATTGCTGCTTCCACCAAAGCAGAATATTCCTCCCTTGAATGGAACTGTTGTATTGATAATGTTGATGAACCACAAGCAATGCAAAGTCCACTTACCCCTTTTTTCGACTAACAGCTGTGTACCCTACAGCAGAGACAAACAAGATGGCAAGCAGGCCTGTAACAACGCTTAAGCCAATAGCAGTTTTCTGCAGAGCGATTGTCCTCCAAGTCTTGTTTCCTGTTACcaaatttgaaaagttttttagTAGTTAGTTTGTGAAATGTTTGTTCCCCCAGTTCAGGAAAGTCATATCCAGTCataatttaatattcattattgaaAAGAATTCTACCCTAAATCTAAGCAAAATCTGCTCTATAAAAAATGGATCATGGAAAACTGGTCTTTCTGTTCCTTATTAGGTGGAACACACTAAGGTAGTATCTTTATTGGGCTTGTTTCTTGAATGGGAAGAAACAACTATCCAAATGTGTAAAATAACCTGCTAGTGTCTATTCAAGGGAGATATTACTCATCTAGGAAAACTATTCTTTGATTCTTTCAAATCACCCTTAGATCTCTGTGCTAAGTACCCTAGACTTAAGGATTTCCAGAGTTCTATTTTTCAGCAATGGATGAGATTATGAAGCTTCTGATTCCACTTCAAAGAACCACTCTTTAATCTTGGTGAGCAACCACAAGGCAGCTTTTGGACACATGAATTTGTCAGAAGGCAGATGGGATTTTTTAGAAGAGAAATCACGAAGTGGTCTACCTTTCTCCATTATTCCTGGGTAGCTCAGTGACATAGACAAGGATTATTCCCTGATTTCTTGTTTTAAAGATGTCTCCTACTGTTTTGAGCTCTAATAGAAAATGCAGAGATTATGAgcttaatgaatgttgaagaATCTCTGTCATCCTGCAGAAGCGTTAGGTAATACAGTggtgcttaatttttttcttaaagtagaTTCTCTGTAGATTCACTTGGCTGCTGGTTTTATAATCTCACCTGACTCCTGATTGAAAGTGTCCACAAGCATGTCCTGTGTAACTGTCAGAGACCCGTTGTGAGGTTCTGGTGTCACTCCCAGGAGTTTACACATCAGTGGGTAAATGTGAATGCTGTCAAAAGGCTCTGCCACATGATTCTTCTTGAAATCTGGTCCAAATGCTCTGAATATCATTTTCATGTCCATGTCTGCATTATCAAAGCCATGATCCCCTTTGTTGACATATAGTATAAACCGCTAGAAAGAGTCAAGAGAGGTTACAATTCTATGAAATGAAAGCATATTATTGTTAATCTATAGTATTTGTGTAATACCTTACAACTTTTGAGAGTCATAAGGTTTCTGTAAACATTAACTACAAcacctttcccccttctctgggACAGAGAAATATCCAGAAAAAAGATCCCTCTTTTTGGATCCAGAAACAAAAATTTCCATAATTTTAGATAGAGTGTAAAGAGtacatattcatttaaaaaaactagaGGGAGTTAGGGGAATAAAATATGCTTCCTGTAACTTGAAGGCCAAGAATCAATCATTGTTCAGGACAGTCATTGATGATGATTGTTTCAACTTTCCCCTGTTTCTTTTTACACACATCAGCAAGCAATCCAAATCATAATTTTCCAATAGCATTGAAACACTGACTGTTCATCTCTTACCAGAATTAATAAATTTTTCATTGTCCAGAAAGTATAGCGCCCTCCACATGGTAGCAAACAATCTGGTTTGATGAATACAGAAAGGCTAGACCTATGTAATCCAAACCATAGGTTACTTGCTGGCTATTTTTTAGATCACTACTCTACGGAAGGTATAGTgctaaaaagacaaaacaaaaagcagtCCCACTATGATAACAGGTCAAACATAGTCAACCAGAGCTTTAGGGGTCGTCTTGATAATTTGAAGAAAGCCAAAATCTACTTTGATTTGTCTTGCTTTGTGTCAGTAATCTTTCTGTGTTACAGAGTTGCATCTTTGCTACTCTAACCTATGAACTTTTCCTACCCTATAGTTCCTAGATTATTGATTTCTCCTTGCAAAACATTCCTTGCAAAACAatagctttgtatatattttgaattaattttatttctgcaTGATGTTCTAGCTTGGACCCTTCCCACCTTTCAATAGAAttcaaattccttgagggaagggaatactatgatttttgtctttgtgtcatcCAGTGTCTACCGTTGTACCTGGCACACTgaaagcatataataaatgcttgttattgcTATTAAAAGGAACTTGGGTCTTTGTGGTGAAATGTGTTAGTATAAAACACAAAAAGGGCTGATTCTTTTGAAAAACTGTTGAAGCAGAAGGTATTCTTTGCAAAGACTTTATTGTTAAAGGCATTTTAAAGACTGCTTCCTATGAAACAAGGATGATTTCCGGATTGTACAGCAGAACTTTGATTTTCCAAGATTCTACTAATATGTTGAACAATCAATTAACTGGAATTTTAAAGTGTGCTTCaccatttagaaaaagaaacaaatcacaataaaataaattagtGTTGAAGATTTAATTGAATTTGGCCCCATCTCTTAACTTTTATATCTGTGGTCCATTACATGAAAATGGTTGTTTTTGATGGTCCTGAGGCAATATGAGATCCTCAGTAATCAAGAAAGgacaaaattatttattctatATGGTAGGCAAGGAAATCAACATATATTttagatgcatttttttttttttttatccagaagggatgaagagaaagatcTTGCCACCCAGTCTTTGGCTAACTAGAAAATTACATTAGTCAGAATACTGTATTTTATCAAGTATTTTGGTCAATCATGTTtactatgtggcacagtggaagacacattagatttagagttagaatgtCTGGGTTCATATCCTAGCTCTACTATTTACTtttggtgtgaccttgggtaagactCTTTGGTAAACTCCTTCAGGTCTTAGttactttatatgtaaaatgaggaggttagactaaatggccttgaatgttccttccatctctaaacctaCATGTAATTTAGAAATCTATAATTTAGAAATCATTTGTCACATCCCCCTACGATTACAGTGAGCAGTGGATGACACCATTCATTTCCTaattatttagaaatataattaCTTAGGTCTATAAactgactgaaatgattgaacaacaacaaaattgactAACTGACTACTAAGTATCATGGCTTCCCAAATCCAATACATCATCAAGGATAGCATTAAGGTGACCACAACGTATGGAATTCAAAAACATCTTTTAGAATGTATCATTGAACACACTGAGCACATTTCCACCAGCCCCAGGAGGCAACCGTTTGTTTCACTTTGCCTTCTCAATCTGGGCACTCGCTGATCATCATACATGTGCGTAGGCATTGCTAGGCCATAAAAACAGTTACAATATTAGCTTTACATCTAGATAAGTGGACAAGAGTtctgtgtgttatctgtgaacTAATTCTTTGTAACACAAGGGAGAGTCAATGAAGGAGGTAAATTTAAGctcatttttgaaatatttcatttcagaAACATGATACATATGACAGCTATTTTGCAAGGGCAGTCAGATGACTGGGCAGTGGATagatagaacactagacttgTATTAGGAAGACCATGAATTctacttcagaaacttactagctgtgtgtccctgggcaagtcatagaccctcttgacctcagtttctttctctgtaaaatgagaaaaatcagaACATCTCTGCCTCAAGGTTTttgggaggctcaaatgagatactataattaaatgctttgtaaaccatgaAGCACTCTATAACTATGAGCTGTTACTACTGAGGATTATAGTttttagaatcatagatataGGGACACAAAGGGATCCTAGAAACCATTTAGCCCAAccccttcatgttacagatgaggaaagtgagatccaGACAATCATATTTAGGTATAGTCACATACACATAATGATAGACATTAGCAACAAATTTAgacttcacatttttattttaacatagctttgttcacactttttttttctggcctAAATTAGCATTCAATACAGTGTGATGTATTGGATAAATGTTAgtcttggcatcaggaagacctgaatccaagtcctgtctctgatgtATATGGACTGGGTAACTATCACGGAATCAACAAtaatttagtaagtgcctactatatgccaggtactgtgacaCTGGGTACAATGATGAAATAATCTCTGCCcataaggagtttacattttctcTAGGGAAATTGCCTctatctgtatctgtctgtctatctatctgtcttgtctgtctgtctatctatctatctatctatctatctatctatctatctatctatctatctatctatccatccatccatctatttattttattggcaaatcataagattatagattctGAACTGGAAATAAAGCTATAACATCCAGcaccctaattttacagagatGCTACATGACTTGGCTAGAGTCACAGagctataagtgtctgaggatggatttgaacccaggttttttggACTCCAAGTGCAGTGCCCTATCTAGTATGCCATCCTGACatgaaagaactgaggcccaggggccttgcctagggtcatatagatagtcagtgtctgaggtaggactgGAGCACAAGTCCTGTAACTGTATAGTCAGGCAACTCCAGTATTCCAGGTAACTTTAAGACTGTACATTGCAGATTAGTTGTCATTGAATCAGAAGAGGAAATTTCCACACTGGGATTTCTATACATAAATGAAATTGGAGTTCTGggataatgaatttttatttagtaaatatttagtaaaaaaCAGACCACCAAGTATATTCACATCTCATTAAAAACACTACTATTTGGTGATAATTTTTCTCCAATTTGTTAGTATAAGCTAGTGAGGAAAATGGTCTTTTGATTTCTTGAAGGGGCATATAAACCAAAaacttcaattcagttcaacaaatattaattaaatgcctCCTATATACAAGGTactctgctaggtgctgaggGATTATAATAACTGAGAATCATAGGTCTAGAGGTAATCTGCTTTTGGAGAGTGAGTGTGAAGGAGTGAAGAGGAGTGGCTGTGTTTTATGAATCAGGGGTAGGGATTTAAAGAGAGAGCTCACTTTATGATTGAGCAGAAAGGCACATCACTGAGTTTCCTGAATTCCTGTACAAAGCTGAAAATGGAACATGTGATTCCTTTAAGCTGGTTGCATGAGTTTCAGGATCCCCAAGACAAAATTTCATAAAAAGACCCTTGTTATATGCTAATTGAAAATCCTATCTCGAGGGGATCATCTCTTGTCCGAAGACTGATGTTCCCCAAGGTTCTATCCCTGGGCCTTTtctagtttctttattttttcccttggcaatctcattcattcttttatgaCTTCCAACACCAGCATTTATGCAGATTCCCAAACCTGCATCTCCAGCCTTTACCTCTTCTCTGGTGAGTTCCAGGCCCAAATGTCCAGCTGCTGGGGTATCTCTATGTGGATGTTCCTCACTGTACCAGTCTGTGGGCTCCCCTCCccattataaaataaattacGTCTAAGACTCATCCTTTGTCATCTttgtgcctagcatatagtagctctttaataatttaaaaaaaattgagttcagtTTACCCCCAAACCCACATATTTTCAAATGAACTTACCCCATTAATACTGTAGCCAGGGTCACCATAAACCAAGATGGGTAGAATACGGCTGTGTTTGGCAAAATGGAAATGCTCTGGAAACTCTTCTTTCTTATATACATTTAAGTGAGGATGTGCATTTTTTAATGCATTGTAAATGTCTGCCTCTTTCCCTGGCTTGGGAAGAATCATACCGAAACCCCCATAATCCAGTATATCAAATTTCACCAAATCTCTAAATTTAATGTAGTTTTTCAGCAAGATTTCGGTAACATTGGGCTGCTTTTTCACTGTGGTCATTCCATGGTCTGATGTAATGATGACATTGAGGTTGTCCTTCAAGCCATTCTTTTCAATGGCTTCCACTAGGTAACCAAGAGTCCTATCAATTTGCTGGATTATAATTCTTCTGTTTTCTGTCTCAGGGCCTTTCTTATGTCCAACACTGTCAGGTTCTCCATAGTAAAGagttacaaaatcaaaattctccttggtgaaccagttcatgACAATGTCAATATTTTCCCTCCATTCAGTCTCATTGTCATCAGGATGGGTAAAGGACTCCAAAAGAGATCTCTGCACAACCTCCCCACTGTAGTTTGCACCTCCCCCTGGAAAGTGGAATGAAGCAGTTTTCCTTCCCTATAAATAAGAAATGATTTTTGAACATGATTTGACTGGAACATTTTTATGTCATATTCAGAAGaagcaaaatataaattaatgGTCCTTCATTATAAGTTCACTTAATATGCAAGCATATTGCTAACCCAAAACAAAGTGGGGCATCATTAGGAACATGGGATGATGTTAACAACTGTACACACAGACAAGTTATAGATGGAATATGACTTTATAGTCCTTTTATTCTTTAACTCTCCCTAGGCTATTTACAGCATATATACTGCAAGAGTTTGATTGGTTTTCTGCCTAACTAAGCCATGAAAGCTTACTTTAATGAAGTGTTTCTTAGGTTCCACAAAGTTCTCATGTAGGACAGGTCCTGGATAGGTCATCTCATTACCCATCTTGCTTCTAGGCAGAACTGCATCTGACCCATGCTAGACAGAGAGGGCTCTGTCCTATTTTTAATAATACTACTGTTTCCTCCAGGCATCCATTCTTGTTTCTTGTATCCTTACCACAAagattttccttatatttaaGACCCCGAACTTAggtgtctatctgtctatctacgaTTTCTTTGAATATGACCAGCCACTCTTTAAGACCTCCAATTTCTGTATCAGAATGCTACATTATATACTAAACTCACTGAGGGCATATAATGTGGCTATAGCTTTGACTTTCTTTGGCTCTtttggttaataataataataataatgataaaggtaGCTTCAGAATGATAGAACTATGAAAATGATTGAATCTAATCTAAGTGCCTGCATTAGCCATTAGAAGGGAACTAGATCTGTTGCTGATAGTTTTTGTAAAGATGAGAAGCatagaggggcggagccaagatggcggagtgaaagcaacgactcacctaagctcctggacaaactcctctggatatctctgaaaggagaatctgaccagactttggaggtgtagaatccagtgggtgacagactttgacagattcggagcccaggttggactggaaggtccacgggaaggatctgttccgcgggggtaagcccccagagCACAGCGCAGTGCGGTCAGCGCAGtggggcagaagggacctgagaagcccgagagtggcgggcgaaaccagcggagcaggagacaagccaaaccgagccggtgagagctgctgagcaccagatatcagcgcagcagcccttgaaaccttcagcctgaagactaaactttggtaagtcacctacttgaacttccgggagccaggatggcggagtaatcagtaaatgctctctcctccccgctgatgaccgtgaaagaaacatgaaatacttccccagataaatcctggatcagcgggaacagcagaagggggcaaatagtctcataacaccagaggctagaaaaatagcaaagggggattcttcctactgtggcagaggtgatctggaaggacagatgacccagggcagagaaaattcgcactgagacccaggcaagcctcagcgctgggagacgagccccaggagacgagccccaggaggggcgggaacacacattagcttctaggcgtgccccagccctccaggggaaaagggaagacaatagggaagctaggatcaccatcccctgaccttgcctttgcctcaggtcagctgaggagatctcctgagaccagaccacccctcccacacacctaacaagctaaccccagggttgatctgggaaacaaaaaacaaaagcctgcttttagcctagacacacatcagctcaacttaaagatctgtaccttaacactcagccaacatcatgaataggaaaaagcagacgaaaagtgaaaaaaccatagaatctttctatggggataaggaccaaaacataaacaccaaagaggtcagagctgagactgtacttccatctgaaacctcagaagggactatgaatttctcgcaagcacaactggattacctggaacatctgaagaaggaaataaaagaaaaactggccaatgattttaaaattataaaaaaagaattcactgatgagaacatcactctgaaaaggaaaattgaacaaatggaaaaggaagttcaaaaattaactggagagaataattccctaaaaggaagagttaatcaaacggaaaaggaaacccaaaacctaattgggaaaattgatcagatggaaaaggaaacacaaaacctaactgggaaaattggtcgaatggaaaaagaagtacaaaaattaaatggagaaaatagctccttaaagggaaaaattggtcagatggaaaaggagatgcaaaagctaactgaagaaaacaatacgatgaagattagaattgggcaagtagaaactaatgactcaataaggcaacaagaatcagtcaaacaaaatctaaagaatgaaaagatagaagaaaatgtaaaatatttaattggaaaaacaactgacctggaaaatagatccaggagagaaaatttaagaattattggcctgccagaaacccatgatgaagaaaagagtctggacaatatcttccaggaaatcatcaaggaaaactgcccagaagtactagactcagagggcaaaatagtcatcaaaagaatccactgttcccctcccgaaagggatcccaaactcaaaaccccaagaaatattgttgccaaattccagagctatcaagtgaaggagaaaatactacaagcagccagaaagaaacaattcaaatatcaaggacacatagtcaggatcacacaggaccttgcagcttctacactaaaagatcgaaagaattggaacccaatattccgtaaggcaaaggagttgggacttcaatcaaggatcacctacccagcaaagttcagcataacatttcaggcaaggagaaagtcattcaacgaaataagggatttccagagcttcctgaccaaaacaccagaactcaatagacaatttgatcttcaaatgcaggtctccagagaatcataaaaaggtaaacagaggggaaaaaacaaaaacaaaaacttgctactcaattagggcaaactgtttacctccctataagggagaATCTTGAGAaatgtgcagctattatgataaaagggatatatgtagagggaacgggcataaagtaaatgatgtcatgtcaaaaatatgatttaagtatgagaagggattgtaataggaggtgtgaaaagggggaagcagaaaatggcaaattatatcacaggaagaagtacaaaactatagtagagggaaggaggggagggagatgagcattgtttgagaggtactctcatctgatttgttcaaaggagggaacaataatcttaagtagataatcctaactagctctacaggtagtaggaggggaagggggaagaaagaggagggtggctaaaagggaggaaagagcaaTAAGagcaaaggggagtaaaaggga from Notamacropus eugenii isolate mMacEug1 chromosome 1, mMacEug1.pri_v2, whole genome shotgun sequence includes these protein-coding regions:
- the LOC140504313 gene encoding ectonucleotide pyrophosphatase/phosphodiesterase family member 7-like is translated as MEVHRCLALLLILLSHIACHPVPRTKRSFNKLLLISFDGFRWNYDQDVDTPNMDHLTREGVKAKYVTPPFVTMTSPSHFTTITGRWIEDHGVIHNMMFNTETLWKYTFKDTQKKSEWWNNGTLPLWITAQRQGRKTASFHFPGGGANYSGEVVQRSLLESFTHPDDNETEWRENIDIVMNWFTKENFDFVTLYYGEPDSVGHKKGPETENRRIIIQQIDRTLGYLVEAIEKNGLKDNLNVIITSDHGMTTVKKQPNVTEILLKNYIKFRDLVKFDILDYGGFGMILPKPGKEADIYNALKNAHPHLNVYKKEEFPEHFHFAKHSRILPILVYGDPGYSINGRFILYVNKGDHGFDNADMDMKMIFRAFGPDFKKNHVAEPFDSIHIYPLMCKLLGVTPEPHNGSLTVTQDMLVDTFNQESGNKTWRTIALQKTAIGLSVVTGLLAILFVSAVGYTAVSRKKGQRSEKQESNKDLPLAVLSPVPQTVSF